The Antechinus flavipes isolate AdamAnt ecotype Samford, QLD, Australia chromosome X, AdamAnt_v2, whole genome shotgun sequence DNA window TTAGATTCAACGATACTTAAATTTGCCATTCCGGAGCTGAAAGAGTCATTTTGTGTAAGATCAACAAGTTCAGGGGGTGAAAACGAACGCGCAGCCTTCAAGTCCGAGCCACTTTTCTTTGCTCTGGAAGATGCAAGATCTTTCAGCCAGGTCTCCTCAACTCTGTTTCTGCCATTGTTTAGTAAGAGCTTGTTATTTTGAGACTCTAATTCAACTAGGAGTTGAGCCTTCTGAACCCTCTCTTGAATATATTGAGACTCCCCTGCCTCAGACTCTTCCTGAACAGACACATCATGTGTGAACATCAAATCGTGGTCAGAGATTCCCGCTATGCCCAAAGTGTGGAGGTAAGCGatatgttcttccaattttttaTCAGTCTTTCTGTGACCAGCATGCAAAGAATGCAGCTGCAACTGTGTTGGAGAACTCTGAAAATCCCCTATTGTAAAGAGCTCTCTTAATTCTTGCTTGCTGAAATATCTAACGGGGTTTTTTTGATCCCCAGTTGTTTGTCTAATTAACGAGTCCTTGAACACCTGTCTCCTATATATTTTCTCCTCCACTGTACCACAGGTGATCAACCTATAAACCACAACATTTTCTTTTTGCCCAATTCTGTAAACTCTGTCTACAGCTTGGGCATCAGTAGCAGGATTCCAGCTGGGATCAAAAATGACCACTCTAGATGCCGCAGTTAAAGTGAGACCTACTCCACCTACTTGAGaagtaaggagaaaaatagaGGCATCCTGACTTTGTTGGAATAAGTCGATTCGTCTCTGTCTTTCCGGAAGATGAGTAACGGTTCCGTCGATACGCAAAgtcttgaaattttctttcttcaaaaggtGCTCTATGATGTCTAGAAGTTTTCTGGATTGTGAAAAAACTAGCGTCTGGTGTCCTTCGTCTTGTAATCTCTTCAGCAAAGCCATAAGGAATATCACTTTCCCCGATTCTTTCATTAAGGATTCGTGAGGTACCTGATCAATCTGGATATCTGACTGAGCCTCTTGACTTCCACCTTCACCAAAGAAGGTGCCTTCTTTGAGACCTAACAAACTGCAAGCCCGGGCTGACAGTAACCTCGGGTGATCACATAACTTCTTTAAGATAGTCAGTTCGGCCAAAGGTGACCGTGTTTCCATTAATAACTGTTTGATGTGGTTTAGGGATACaaatttcctatatatttcttcttgcaaagGTACTAAGTACACCCAAATAATTAACTCATTTTTCCTGGAAAGAGAAGGGATTTCACAGACAACATCATCCCCTAGATTCTTGTCAGGAGGGTTGCTCTGGGCTTtagtgttatttttcttttgtacatCATCTTTGGTTCTCCTGAGAAAATAGGGTTTGATAAGTGTCATTAAGTTTTCAGATATTTTCAGCCCCAGGGCCTTCTCTCCTGAAGTAGCATCTTTCTCCCTAGCTCGAGTAATAGGATTTTCATACTCCATCTTAAAGGTTTTAGAGGTTCCTAGCAAGGATCCCTGACAAGCAAAGTCAAAGAGGGACCACAGCTCATACAAGTTATTTTGAACTGGTGTTCCTGTAAGGAGAACACGGTTTTTAACGGGGATAGCCCGGGCAGCGATTGATGACTTAGTTGAAGAGCTTTTAATTTTATGGGCTTCATCAAGTATAAGATAGTCCCAGACAAACTCTTTTCCATCCAGCTGAGAAAGTTGCTGCCAGTTGTTGATCACCATCTGGTATGTTGTAACAGCTACCCCATTCTTCCTCTGAATCCTATTTAGATTTCTGGTACGTTCACTCTTGCTAGAACCATGAAAGGTCGCGACTCTCATTCCTGGGGTCCATTTCCCAAATTCTTTGATCCATGTGCTGATAAGGCTGGTGGGCATGATCAGCAGGACATACTTCACAAGTTCAGCATCAAACATAGCAGAAAGGAAAGCGATAATCTGAACAGTCTTCCCCAATCCCATATCATCTGCCAATAtgccccctttccttttctctttatacaGACTATAAAGAAAGGCCACACCTTCTTTCTGGTGCTCAAAAAGTTGATCGTGCAGTTCCCGATACAGCATCAGGCCACTGTTGCACACGTCAACGAATTCATCATCTCCTTCTTTCGATATCTCTGCCAGGGCTTCCTCTAGCCTTTGAATTCGGCTCAGAACCTTGTCATTGGGAAAAACCTCTTTTGCTAAATAGAAAAGTTTAAGGGCCGCTTCTAGGTTGCCATTCTTGGTCGCTTCTTTGGCTTCTTTTACATATCtgtaaatgtaaaaaagaaagatacttGCTATACGCTgggcattggagatacaaaagcAAAGCTCAAACTATCccatcaaagagtttacaattcaCTGAAGGGAAGAACTAGCAGAGggtgtgggagtgtgtgtgtgtgtgtgtgtgtgtgtgtgtgtgtgtgtgtaaatcaaGAGAGATCTGGTAGAGAAAAGCTCAAGAAAGTCTCATAGggaaatgaaccaaatcatttccaatggagcagtaatgaactgaacccagctacacccagcaaaagaactctgggagatgactaagaaccattacatagaattcccaatccctctatttttgtccacctgcattttagccttcacaggctaatggtacactatttcagagtctgattctttttgtacagcaaaacaacagTTTGgaaatgtatacttattttgtatttaatttatactttaacatatttaacatgatcatcctgccatctaggggagggggtggggggaaggagggaaaaaaattggaacaaaaggtttgtcaattgtcaatgctgtaaaattacccatctatataacttgtaaataaaaagctattaaaacaacaacaacaacaaagaaagtcTCATAAGAACTGGTACCAGAATTGAGTTTTCAAGAAAATCAGGAGAATGGACCACATGGGGGACAAACAGCCTCATGGAAGACAAAAGATATGATGGATTATAGAGTGGATAGAAAGGAATAATGTATAAGGTGTTAGAGGTAGATTGGAGCCAGGTTGAGAAGGGGTTTCGGTGATCAACAGAAGAGTTAATAGTTGATCCTATAAGAAATAGTGTgtcatgtttaacctgtattagattacttgctctctgtggggaggggggaagggggagagggaaaaaaatttggaaggaaaGGTTTTGTaaagctgaatgttgaaaattatctttgcatgtacttgggaaaatactataaaatcccccccccccaaaaaaaaaaaaaagattgccacTGAAGGTTACTGAGCAGGGTGATATcgttttggcagctatgtggaagatggattggaaaggaGAGAATAGCGGTGATGAGATTGAGGAGAGGCACCgacaccaaatgttggggttcggTAGCAATTCGCATATGAAATAATTGATAATTCCTTGACAAAAGGTACATTTATTTCTGGGAAGAGTGTTATGGATAAAATGAAGTGATAAAAATAGATAGCAGGAGTGGTAAACATGAAACAGATTTAGGAGAGCAGATAGTTAGCAAGCAAAGGGGTTTTACAAGTtccccagtggaactcacaattaaccaggagaaacgCAATACCCCAGGAAGTGGGAGGATGCCATCAACTGGAAAGCTAAgcccatagaggagtttagcaccctaaaagagctAGTCAgctataaggagaaagacaccaaaAAGCTTGGTGGGAGGAGGAGACATAGGGGAGGAATGAGGAGAAAGACACCACGAGGCAGAATGCCACAGTGAGCtgacccaaaagggattcagccaAGATGGGGTAGGCCAcggacagatttatagggaaaatttcaCCTTGGGGGTCTGACATCATAAcctggctttctgattggatacagtaaggtGGGACTACCCAAGATCTCCACAGGGGGTGGGCCTGTAAGGTGAAGCTGATCCCCAACAGTGTTCTTCCCTGCTTGCttcaaggaataatttttttttaattataacttttgattgacagtacatatgcctgggtaattttttacattatcccttgcactcacttctgttctgacttttcccttccctccctccacctcctctcctagatggcaggcagtcttatacatgttaagcatgttatagtataacctagatactatatatgtgtgcagaacctaatagttctcttgttgcacaggaagaattggattcagaaggtaaaaataacccgggaagaaaaacaaaaatgcaaacagtttacactcatttcccagtgttccttctctgggtgtagctgattctgtctatcattgatcaattggaactgaattagatcttctctttgtcaaagaaatccacttccatcagaatatatcctcatacagtattgttgaagtaaataatgatctcctggtcctactcatttcactcagcatcagttcatataagtctctccaagcctctctgtattcatcctgctggtcatttcttacagaacaataatattccataacattcatttacccagccattctccaattgatgggcatccactcagtttccagtttctagccattacaaacagggctgccacaaacattttggcacatacaggtccctttcccttctttagtatctctttggggtaatagcactgctggatcaaagggtatgcacagtttgataactttttgggcataattccagattgctctccagaatggttggattcgttcataactccaccaacaatgcatcagtgtcccagttttcccgcatcccctccaacattcatcattatttttccctgtcctcttaaccaatctgacaagtgtgtagtggtatctcagagttgtcttaatttgcaattctctgatcaatagtgatttggaacactctttcatatgagtgtaaatagtttcaatttcaaaatctgaaaattgttcatatcctttgaccatccaatttgatcaattggagaatggcttgatttcttataaattagactcaattctctctatattttggaaatgaggcctttatcagaacctttaactgtaactcccagtttgttgcttcccttctaatcttgtttttacaaaggctttttaatttgatataatcaaaattttctattttgtgatcaataatgatctctagttcttctttggtcacaaattccttccacaagtctgagaggtaaactatcctatgttcctctaatttatttataatctcgttctttatacctaaatcatggacccattttgatcttatcttggtgtacagtgttaagtgtgggcctatgcctaatttctgccatattaatttccagttttcccagcagtttttgtcaaatagtgaattcttatcccaaaagctgggtctttggatttgtcaaacactagcttgctatagtcattgactgttttgtcctgtgaacctaacctattccactgatcaactagtctatttcttagccaataccaaatggttttggtgactgctgctttataatatagttttagatcaggtacaggtaggctatctttattggattttttttttcattaattcccttcaaatAATCTTATCAGTAGTACTTCAGGCTTTGTCAACAGACCTTACCTGCAGACCCAGGATCTCACCATTAGAGGCAAGAAGACTAACTAGGAAGTGACTGAAATAGCCTAAGAAAGGAGGGATGAGGACCTGAACTgggatggaaagaaaacaaatgtaaaagagGCTATAGAGATAGAATTGTCAAGACTtagcaactgattgaatataGGATTAGAGAGAATGAAGGACTCAAAATCTTGAAGGTTTTGAATTTGAATCACTAGAAGGAAAGCAAGGCACAACAGAAACAGATAAGTTCTGAAGAGGAAAGACCAGGAGTTTGGTTTTGGATCTGAGTTTGAGATACCTGTGGAACGGGATATCCAATTTGAAATGTTCAGTAGGCAGTTAGCCTATGGGTGAACACTCCTAAATCAATTACAAGTTACAATTCATTTTGTAATACAAACTGggctttgggggcagctagatggtgtagtggatagaactcagaaggacctgagttcaaatctggcctcagacattgaatatttcctagctgtatgaccccaagcaagtcacttaactccaattgccgagagaagggaaggagaaagggaaagggaaagggaaaagaagagaaaggagaagaggagaaaggaaaagggagaggaggagaaagggaagaggggaaagaaaaggaaaggaaaggggaagggaaaggaaaggaaggaagaaagaaagaactgggCTTTTAATATCTTAAATTTAGAATGGAAGAGACCAGAACAAAAGAAGCCTGTGAAAGATGATTCCACAAAGCAAAAAGCTGGAAGCCCCCAAAGAGCCAACCTAGCAATATCTGTTCCAGGAACCAATGATGGGGCATGAACACCTTAGGATAACTGGCTCTACATTCTAACAGAATGTCTCAGATTTGCCACTTAGAGCTGAAGTCTGAGGcccagacagagagaagagggcaCAGAATAGACAAGGCTTGGAAATCagattaaagagagaagaaaaaatcaaaggtgACACAGTATCACCCTCATCTCAATTCCCTATACAGCCACTATCCAAGTTCAGGTTTTTAATCACCTCTGGTAGGGACTATCAATAGGCTCCTTAGTGTCCTCGCTCAAGTAACCATAatagctattataataataacagactattataaataaccaaattaactaaaaaagACCTAAAGAAtggataaatagaagtatgtctAGATTGACTATATatgaaatgtatgtatgtatatatataaaaatataaatatataatgtgtgtgtatatatatataaaacgtatgtgtgtgtgtgtgtgtatatatatatatatatatatatatatatatatatatatatataaaatgtatgtatgtgtgtgtgtatatacatatatataaaatgtatgtgtgtatataatgtatgtatatatatatatatattatatatagtaaaaaatatatatataaaatgcatgtgtgtgtgtgtgtgtgtatatatataaaatgtatgtgtgtgtatatatatatgtgtgtgtgtgtgtgtatataatatgtgtgtgtatatacacatatatataaaatatgtgtatatatatataaatgtatgtgtgtgtatataatgtatgtatgtatgtatgtgtgtgtgtgtatatatatataatgaatgtgtatatgtgtgtgtatatatacatatatacagtatgtatgtgtgtgtatatatacataaaatgtatgtatgtgtgtgtatatatatatataatgaatgtgtatatatataaaatgtatgtgtgtgtgtgtatatatataatgaatgtgtatatatataatgtatgtgtgtatataatagatatgtgtgtctgtgtatatatataatgtatgtatgtgtgtatgtatatgtatgtatatatacatatatataaatatataaaatatgtgtgtatatatgtaaaatgtatgtatgtgtgtgtatgtatatatataaaatgtatgtgtgtgtgtgtgtgtatatatatatacacacacaaatatgtgtatatatataaaatgtatgtgtgtgtgtatatatataatgaatgtgtatatatataatgtatgtgtgtgtatacaatagatatgtgtgtgtgtgtatatatataaaaatatataatgtatgtgtgtgtgtgtgtatatatatatatatatatatataaaatatatgtgtatgtataatgtgtgtgtgtatataaaatatgtgtgtgtatatataaaatgtatgtgtgtgtgtatataatgtatgtatatatatcatatatagtaaaaaatatgtgtatatatatatataaataaaatgcatgtgtgtgtatgtatatatataaaatgtatgtgtgtgtgtatatatatataatgtatgtgtgtgtagatgtaaaaaatgtgtgtgtgtgtgtgtgtgtatatatataatgtatgtgtgtgtgtatatatatatatatatataaaatgtgtgtgtatatatatatagaatgtgtatgtgtgtgtatgtgtatatatacataaaatgtatgtatgtgtgtgtgtatatatatatatatatatataatgaatgtgtatatatataaaatgtatgtgtgtgtgtatatatatataatgtgtgtatgtgtgtatatatatatatatataatatatataatatatatatatatatatatatatataaaatatgtgtatatatatgtaaaatgtatgtgtgtgtatataatgtgtgtatatatacatatacatacatatatataaaaaatgtatgtgtgtgtatatatatatagaatgtgtatatatataaaatgtatgtgtgtgtatatatatataaaatgaatgtgtatatatatataatgtatgtgtgtgtatacaatagatatgtgtgtatatatatatgaaatatatgtgtgtgtatataaaatgtatgtgtgtgtatataatgtatgtatgtgtgtatatatataaaatgtatgtgtgtgtgtatgtatataatgaatgtgtatatatataatgtatgtgtgtgtatacaatagatatgtgtgtgtgtgtgtatatatataaaatatataatgtatgtgtgtgtgtgtgtatatatatatatatataaaatatatgtgtgtgtataatgtgtgtgtgtgtatataaaatatgtgtgtgtatatataaaatgtatgtgtgtgtatataatgtatgtatatatatcatatatagtaaaaaatatgtgtgtatatatatatatatataaaatgcatgtgtgtgtatgtatatatataaaatgtatgtgtgtgtgtatatatataatgtatgtatgtgtgtatgtatatgtatgtatatacatatgtatgaatatataaaatatgtgtgtatatatgtaaaatgtatgtatatgtgtgtgtgtgtatgtgtatatatatatatatatatatatatatatatatatatatatatatatatatacacacacacacacacacatacacacacacaaatatgtgtatatatataaaatgtatgtgtgtgtatatatataatgaatgtgtatatatataatgtatg harbors:
- the ERCC6L gene encoding DNA excision repair protein ERCC-6-like, with the protein product MDVGTEIDIDVGTEIDVDVATEAKETDVATEAGTEAGTEAGTEAGTEAGTEAVMAEPANAATASAADQLLTPGRAASYQRYVKEAKEATKNGNLEAALKLFYLAKEVFPNDKVLSRIQRLEEALAEISKEGDDEFVDVCNSGLMLYRELHDQLFEHQKEGVAFLYSLYKEKRKGGILADDMGLGKTVQIIAFLSAMFDAELVKYVLLIMPTSLISTWIKEFGKWTPGMRVATFHGSSKSERTRNLNRIQRKNGVAVTTYQMVINNWQQLSQLDGKEFVWDYLILDEAHKIKSSSTKSSIAARAIPVKNRVLLTGTPVQNNLYELWSLFDFACQGSLLGTSKTFKMEYENPITRAREKDATSGEKALGLKISENLMTLIKPYFLRRTKDDVQKKNNTKAQSNPPDKNLGDDVVCEIPSLSRKNELIIWVYLVPLQEEIYRKFVSLNHIKQLLMETRSPLAELTILKKLCDHPRLLSARACSLLGLKEGTFFGEGGSQEAQSDIQIDQVPHESLMKESGKVIFLMALLKRLQDEGHQTLVFSQSRKLLDIIEHLLKKENFKTLRIDGTVTHLPERQRRIDLFQQSQDASIFLLTSQVGGVGLTLTAASRVVIFDPSWNPATDAQAVDRVYRIGQKENVVVYRLITCGTVEEKIYRRQVFKDSLIRQTTGDQKNPVRYFSKQELRELFTIGDFQSSPTQLQLHSLHAGHRKTDKKLEEHIAYLHTLGIAGISDHDLMFTHDVSVQEESEAGESQYIQERVQKAQLLVELESQNNKLLLNNGRNRVEETWLKDLASSRAKKSGSDLKAARSFSPPELVDLTQNDSFSSGMANLSIVESNETTHDLSAMNLDVSAKESDTDVSETKSDHELITIFSSEECLAMETSKANNSDDSVQILSDTNQESKKQLADETKTVDLKPNPDQPAKSETLPPFSPEKSMELDTSLICIVDSDSSAGENSSSSEDKLEEEPLDSSLQDAGDFNLFLEDSLESEQNHSKQFLAPSERENTISEFTPIPRGLGSFKYPQFESLSDQESELEDNIAPVKTRYKTRRIVSDDDDDSMTEGMLPPLPNSLIQFSSTPITSISQSELLLPEIGSGENTPTVSRRSLASRRSLINVILDHVEDMEEEAGEQKNTDKYLEVEMGECNQESEHSEEEYAGEGSLFQSVSRSNLVQSASDEGPQVAHDPSASDEGPQATTARNPSASDEDPQASTTRNPSASDEGPQASTARNPSASDEGPQATTARNPSASDEGPQATTTHNPSASDEGPQATTAHNPSSAPVTDEYEALVRHGKELKESGKIQEALNCLLKALDIKSTDPQVMLLTLNLYKQLNQT